One region of Mangifera indica cultivar Alphonso chromosome 3, CATAS_Mindica_2.1, whole genome shotgun sequence genomic DNA includes:
- the LOC123211515 gene encoding UDP-glucuronate 4-epimerase 6-like, with translation MAPPPDTSKTVKLERYNSYVRRLHFTTLLHSSSKFFFRATILIALVLILFFTLNHPPLSDYDPPHHHRHVLLSTSLFPSVGVGGGASWEKQLRHSATPRRPNGFTVLVTGAAGFVGSHCSLALKKRGDGVLGLDNFNDYYDPTLKRDRRKLLQKHQIFIVEGDLNDTPLLNKLFDVVPFTHVLHLAAQAGVRYAMMNPQSYVASNVAGFINLLEVCKSANPQPSIVWASSSSVYGLNTDVPFSESDRTDQPASLYAATKKAGEEIAHTYNHIYGLALTGLRFFTVYGPWGRPDMAYFFFTKDILQGKPIDVYKTQDEKEVARDFTYIDDVVKGCLGALDTAEKSTGSGGKKKGPAQLRVYNLGNTSPVPVGRLVSILENLLNTKAKKHVIRMPRNGDVPYTHANVSLAYKDFGYRPTTDLASGLRKFVKWYVSYYGIQSRVKKEKGLNNAHAEESS, from the coding sequence atggCGCCTCCTCCCGATACCAGCAAAACCGTTAAGCTCGAACGCTACAATAGTTATGTTCGTCGACTTCACTTCACTACGCTCTTGCACTCCTCTTCTAAATTCTTCTTTAGAGCCACCATTCTGATTGcacttgttcttattcttttttttaccCTCAATCATCCCCCGCTTTCTGATTATGATCCTCCTCATCACCACCGTCACGTTCTTCTCTCCACTTCTTTATTCCCCTCTGTCGGAGTCGGCGGTGGTGCCTCCTGGGAAAAGCAGCTGCGCCACTCCGCCACTCCCCGCCGCCCCAATGGCTTCACTGTGTTGGTTACCGGAGCTGCCGGATTCGTCGGATCCCATTGCTCTCTTGCTTTAAAGAAACGAGGTGACGGCGTTCTTGGATTGGATAATTTCAACGATTATTATGATCCGACGCTTAAAAGAGACCGGCGAAAGTTACTTCAAAAGCATCAGATTTTCATTGTAGAAGGAGACTTGAACGATACGCCGTTGTTGAATAAACTTTTCGACGTGGTACCTTTCACTCACGTACTACACTTAGCTGCACAAGCTGGAGTGCGTTACGCCATGATGAACCCGCAGTCTTACGTGGCGTCCAACGTGGCCGGATTCATCAACCTTCTAGAAGTATGCAAATCCGCCAATCCTCAGCCGTCGATTGTGTGGGCTTCATCAAGCTCCGTGTACGGCCTCAACACTGATGTTCCATTTTCGGAATCCGATAGAACCGACCAGCCCGCAAGTCTTTACGCGGCCACAAAGAAAGCGGGCGAAGAAATTGCCCACACGTATAACCATATTTACGGGCTTGCCCTTACCGGGTTAAGATTCTTTACCGTATACGGGCCGTGGGGAAGACCTGACATGGCGTATTTCTTCTTCACAAAAGACATACTACAAGGCAAACCAATCGACGTGTATAAAACCCAAGACGAAAAAGAGGTGGCGCGTGATTTCACGTACATTGACGACGTGGTGAAAGGTTGTCTGGGGGCGCTCGACACAGCGGAGAAGAGCACCGGGAGCGGCGGGAAAAAGAAAGGGCCGGCACAGCTGAGAGTGTACAATCTCGGAAACACGTCGCCGGTTCCTGTGGGGAGATTAGTGTCAATCTTGGAGAATTTATTGAACACAAAAGCGAAGAAACATGTGATCAGAATGCCAAGAAATGGCGATGTGCCATACACGCATGCAAATGTGAGTTTGGCGTACAAAGATTTCGGGTACAGGCCCACCACGGATCTAGCCTCAGGATTGAGGAAATTCGTAAAGTGGTATGTTAGTTATTACGGGATTCAATCGAgggtaaaaaaggaaaaagggttGAATAACGCGCATGCCGAGGAGTCCAGTTGA